A window of the Microtus pennsylvanicus isolate mMicPen1 chromosome 4, mMicPen1.hap1, whole genome shotgun sequence genome harbors these coding sequences:
- the Kiaa1191 gene encoding putative monooxygenase p33MONOX isoform X3 encodes MSLPIGVCRRAFSYDDALEDPAPMTPPPSDMGSILWKPVIPERKYQHLDKTEEGAASVSSLAVTSSTATDSSDKAPVVKAKATHIIMNSLITKQTQESIQRFEQQAGLRDAGYTPHKGLTTEETKYLRVAEALHKLKLQSGETTKDEKQPASTQSTPSSTPHSSPKQKSRGWFPSGSSTALPGPNPQTMDPGNGNDKNSVDKWSLFGPRPLQRSDSAGFAIQAYKGAPKPSPMELMRVQATRVGEDPATFKPPKMDIPVVEGKKQPPRIHNLKPRDLNVLTPTGF; translated from the exons ATGTCCCTGCCCATCGGGGTGTGCCGCCGGGCATTCAGCTATGATGATGCCCTAGAAGACCCTGCGCCCATGACTCCTCCTCCATCGGACATGGGCAGCATCCTCTGGAAGCCAGTGATTCCAGAGCGCAAGTATCAGCATCTTGACAAG acagaggaaggagcGGCCAGTGTCTCTTCCCTTGCTGTGACTTCATCAACAGCCACTGACAGTTCAGACAAGGCCCCTGTGGTGAAGGCCAAAGCTACCCATATCATCATGAATTCCCTGATCACAA AACAGACCCAGGAGAGCATCCAGCGTTTTGAGCAGCAAGCAGGACTGAGAGATGCTGGCTACACACCCCACAAGGGCCTCACCACTGAGGAGACCAAGTACCTCCGAGTGGCAGAAGCACTCCAT AAACTAAAGCTGCAGAGTGGAGAGACAACAAAGGACGAGAAGCAGCCTGCATCGACCCAGTCCACCCCGAGCAGCACCCCTCACTCCTCCCCTAAGCAGAAATCCAG AGGCTGGttcccctctggctcttccacAGCTTTACCTGGCCCGAATCCTCAAACCATGGATCCTGGGAATGGAAATGACAAGAACTCAGTAGACAAGTGGAGCCTCTTTGGACCACGGCCCCTGCAGAGGTCTGACTCTG CAGGTTTTGCCATCCAGGCTTACAAAGGTGCCCCGAAACCCTCTCCTATGGAGCTAATGCGTGTCCAAGCCACACGAGTAGGTGAAGATCCAGCAACCTTCAAGCCGCCTAAGATGGATATCCCAGTGGTAGAAGGGAAGAAACAACCACCTCGGATCCATAATCTCAAACCCCGTGACCTGAATGTGCTCACACCCACTGGCTTCTAG
- the Kiaa1191 gene encoding putative monooxygenase p33MONOX isoform X4, with product MSLPIGVCRRAFSYDDALEDPAPMTPPPSDMGSILWKPVIPERKYQHLDKTEEGAASVSSLAVTSSTATDSSDKAPVVKAKATHIIMNSLITKQTQESIQRFEQQAGLRDAGYTPHKGLTTEETKYLRVAEALHKLKLQSGETTKDEKQPASTQSTPSSTPHSSPKQKSRGWFPSGSSTALPGPNPQTMDPGNGNDKNSVDKWSLFGPRPLQRSDSGFAIQAYKGAPKPSPMELMRVQATRVGEDPATFKPPKMDIPVVEGKKQPPRIHNLKPRDLNVLTPTGF from the exons ATGTCCCTGCCCATCGGGGTGTGCCGCCGGGCATTCAGCTATGATGATGCCCTAGAAGACCCTGCGCCCATGACTCCTCCTCCATCGGACATGGGCAGCATCCTCTGGAAGCCAGTGATTCCAGAGCGCAAGTATCAGCATCTTGACAAG acagaggaaggagcGGCCAGTGTCTCTTCCCTTGCTGTGACTTCATCAACAGCCACTGACAGTTCAGACAAGGCCCCTGTGGTGAAGGCCAAAGCTACCCATATCATCATGAATTCCCTGATCACAA AACAGACCCAGGAGAGCATCCAGCGTTTTGAGCAGCAAGCAGGACTGAGAGATGCTGGCTACACACCCCACAAGGGCCTCACCACTGAGGAGACCAAGTACCTCCGAGTGGCAGAAGCACTCCAT AAACTAAAGCTGCAGAGTGGAGAGACAACAAAGGACGAGAAGCAGCCTGCATCGACCCAGTCCACCCCGAGCAGCACCCCTCACTCCTCCCCTAAGCAGAAATCCAG AGGCTGGttcccctctggctcttccacAGCTTTACCTGGCCCGAATCCTCAAACCATGGATCCTGGGAATGGAAATGACAAGAACTCAGTAGACAAGTGGAGCCTCTTTGGACCACGGCCCCTGCAGAGGTCTGACTCTG GTTTTGCCATCCAGGCTTACAAAGGTGCCCCGAAACCCTCTCCTATGGAGCTAATGCGTGTCCAAGCCACACGAGTAGGTGAAGATCCAGCAACCTTCAAGCCGCCTAAGATGGATATCCCAGTGGTAGAAGGGAAGAAACAACCACCTCGGATCCATAATCTCAAACCCCGTGACCTGAATGTGCTCACACCCACTGGCTTCTAG
- the Kiaa1191 gene encoding putative monooxygenase p33MONOX isoform X5, translating into MNSLITKQTQESIQRFEQQAGLRDAGYTPHKGLTTEETKYLRVAEALHKLKLQSGETTKDEKQPASTQSTPSSTPHSSPKQKSRGWFPSGSSTALPGPNPQTMDPGNGNDKNSVDKWSLFGPRPLQRSDSAGFAIQAYKGAPKPSPMELMRVQATRVGEDPATFKPPKMDIPVVEGKKQPPRIHNLKPRDLNVLTPTGF; encoded by the exons ATGAATTCCCTGATCACAA AACAGACCCAGGAGAGCATCCAGCGTTTTGAGCAGCAAGCAGGACTGAGAGATGCTGGCTACACACCCCACAAGGGCCTCACCACTGAGGAGACCAAGTACCTCCGAGTGGCAGAAGCACTCCAT AAACTAAAGCTGCAGAGTGGAGAGACAACAAAGGACGAGAAGCAGCCTGCATCGACCCAGTCCACCCCGAGCAGCACCCCTCACTCCTCCCCTAAGCAGAAATCCAG AGGCTGGttcccctctggctcttccacAGCTTTACCTGGCCCGAATCCTCAAACCATGGATCCTGGGAATGGAAATGACAAGAACTCAGTAGACAAGTGGAGCCTCTTTGGACCACGGCCCCTGCAGAGGTCTGACTCTG CAGGTTTTGCCATCCAGGCTTACAAAGGTGCCCCGAAACCCTCTCCTATGGAGCTAATGCGTGTCCAAGCCACACGAGTAGGTGAAGATCCAGCAACCTTCAAGCCGCCTAAGATGGATATCCCAGTGGTAGAAGGGAAGAAACAACCACCTCGGATCCATAATCTCAAACCCCGTGACCTGAATGTGCTCACACCCACTGGCTTCTAG
- the Kiaa1191 gene encoding putative monooxygenase p33MONOX isoform X1 — MASRQPEVPALASSGPLGKMSLPIGVCRRAFSYDDALEDPAPMTPPPSDMGSILWKPVIPERKYQHLDKTEEGAASVSSLAVTSSTATDSSDKAPVVKAKATHIIMNSLITKQTQESIQRFEQQAGLRDAGYTPHKGLTTEETKYLRVAEALHKLKLQSGETTKDEKQPASTQSTPSSTPHSSPKQKSRGWFPSGSSTALPGPNPQTMDPGNGNDKNSVDKWSLFGPRPLQRSDSAGFAIQAYKGAPKPSPMELMRVQATRVGEDPATFKPPKMDIPVVEGKKQPPRIHNLKPRDLNVLTPTGF; from the exons ATGGCTTCGAGACAACCAGAAGTGCCTG CTCTTGCATCCAGTGGGCCTCTAGGCAAGATGTCCCTGCCCATCGGGGTGTGCCGCCGGGCATTCAGCTATGATGATGCCCTAGAAGACCCTGCGCCCATGACTCCTCCTCCATCGGACATGGGCAGCATCCTCTGGAAGCCAGTGATTCCAGAGCGCAAGTATCAGCATCTTGACAAG acagaggaaggagcGGCCAGTGTCTCTTCCCTTGCTGTGACTTCATCAACAGCCACTGACAGTTCAGACAAGGCCCCTGTGGTGAAGGCCAAAGCTACCCATATCATCATGAATTCCCTGATCACAA AACAGACCCAGGAGAGCATCCAGCGTTTTGAGCAGCAAGCAGGACTGAGAGATGCTGGCTACACACCCCACAAGGGCCTCACCACTGAGGAGACCAAGTACCTCCGAGTGGCAGAAGCACTCCAT AAACTAAAGCTGCAGAGTGGAGAGACAACAAAGGACGAGAAGCAGCCTGCATCGACCCAGTCCACCCCGAGCAGCACCCCTCACTCCTCCCCTAAGCAGAAATCCAG AGGCTGGttcccctctggctcttccacAGCTTTACCTGGCCCGAATCCTCAAACCATGGATCCTGGGAATGGAAATGACAAGAACTCAGTAGACAAGTGGAGCCTCTTTGGACCACGGCCCCTGCAGAGGTCTGACTCTG CAGGTTTTGCCATCCAGGCTTACAAAGGTGCCCCGAAACCCTCTCCTATGGAGCTAATGCGTGTCCAAGCCACACGAGTAGGTGAAGATCCAGCAACCTTCAAGCCGCCTAAGATGGATATCCCAGTGGTAGAAGGGAAGAAACAACCACCTCGGATCCATAATCTCAAACCCCGTGACCTGAATGTGCTCACACCCACTGGCTTCTAG
- the Kiaa1191 gene encoding putative monooxygenase p33MONOX isoform X2 has product MASRQPEVPALASSGPLGKMSLPIGVCRRAFSYDDALEDPAPMTPPPSDMGSILWKPVIPERKYQHLDKTEEGAASVSSLAVTSSTATDSSDKAPVVKAKATHIIMNSLITKQTQESIQRFEQQAGLRDAGYTPHKGLTTEETKYLRVAEALHKLKLQSGETTKDEKQPASTQSTPSSTPHSSPKQKSRGWFPSGSSTALPGPNPQTMDPGNGNDKNSVDKWSLFGPRPLQRSDSGFAIQAYKGAPKPSPMELMRVQATRVGEDPATFKPPKMDIPVVEGKKQPPRIHNLKPRDLNVLTPTGF; this is encoded by the exons ATGGCTTCGAGACAACCAGAAGTGCCTG CTCTTGCATCCAGTGGGCCTCTAGGCAAGATGTCCCTGCCCATCGGGGTGTGCCGCCGGGCATTCAGCTATGATGATGCCCTAGAAGACCCTGCGCCCATGACTCCTCCTCCATCGGACATGGGCAGCATCCTCTGGAAGCCAGTGATTCCAGAGCGCAAGTATCAGCATCTTGACAAG acagaggaaggagcGGCCAGTGTCTCTTCCCTTGCTGTGACTTCATCAACAGCCACTGACAGTTCAGACAAGGCCCCTGTGGTGAAGGCCAAAGCTACCCATATCATCATGAATTCCCTGATCACAA AACAGACCCAGGAGAGCATCCAGCGTTTTGAGCAGCAAGCAGGACTGAGAGATGCTGGCTACACACCCCACAAGGGCCTCACCACTGAGGAGACCAAGTACCTCCGAGTGGCAGAAGCACTCCAT AAACTAAAGCTGCAGAGTGGAGAGACAACAAAGGACGAGAAGCAGCCTGCATCGACCCAGTCCACCCCGAGCAGCACCCCTCACTCCTCCCCTAAGCAGAAATCCAG AGGCTGGttcccctctggctcttccacAGCTTTACCTGGCCCGAATCCTCAAACCATGGATCCTGGGAATGGAAATGACAAGAACTCAGTAGACAAGTGGAGCCTCTTTGGACCACGGCCCCTGCAGAGGTCTGACTCTG GTTTTGCCATCCAGGCTTACAAAGGTGCCCCGAAACCCTCTCCTATGGAGCTAATGCGTGTCCAAGCCACACGAGTAGGTGAAGATCCAGCAACCTTCAAGCCGCCTAAGATGGATATCCCAGTGGTAGAAGGGAAGAAACAACCACCTCGGATCCATAATCTCAAACCCCGTGACCTGAATGTGCTCACACCCACTGGCTTCTAG